The following is a genomic window from Micrococcus cohnii.
CGCGAGGACGGCCTGGGCGAGCAGGGCCTCACGCCAGGCACCGGTGAGGCCGGGGCGGTCGAGATAGCGGGGGTGCAGGGTCCACAAGCGCATTCGTCCATCCTGGCACCGGCGCCGCGGCGACGCGTAGGCTCGAGGTCGCGGCAGGTTCCGGGCGCAGAGCGCGTCCGCGCCGCCGCGTCCCGTCCCCGAGCGCCAGGAGGCGACCATGGCCCAGCAGAACCTCAGCCCGCAGGAGCCGCAGCGCAGCGCGAGCACCCAGGACGCTGCCGGGCAGCCCACCGCCGTCCCGGAGGCCGTCGGCCAGAGTCAGGAGCGGGCCCAGCAGCAGAGCGCGGGCCTCGACGGCCTGCTCGATGAGATCGACTCGGTCCTGGAGACGAACGCGGAGGACTTCGTGAAGGGCTTCGTGCAGAAGGGCGGCC
Proteins encoded in this region:
- a CDS encoding ubiquitin-like protein Pup: MAQQNLSPQEPQRSASTQDAAGQPTAVPEAVGQSQERAQQQSAGLDGLLDEIDSVLETNAEDFVKGFVQKGGQ